Proteins from one Mycteria americana isolate JAX WOST 10 ecotype Jacksonville Zoo and Gardens chromosome 1, USCA_MyAme_1.0, whole genome shotgun sequence genomic window:
- the GCC1 gene encoding GRIP and coiled-coil domain-containing protein 1 yields MEKFGMNFGGGPSKKDLLETIESQKKQLLQYQVRLKDVVRAYKSLLKEKEALEASLKVLSVSHEADIGLSGAQPASVASSSSSFADSADDRSSVHSEDSVGTATSADTAASLASTKGEPGPEDDKPAAATSSLKSEETSGSESGISTSSGDVSSAASEADKRVLQLKTQLATLTSALSTVTQEKSRMEASYQADKKKMKQDLDDAIKKAEHETEKLETELKSVQEQLAETKARLITQQHDRAQEQGDHAVMLRELQKLLQNERTLRQDAELKLEETREALAGRACMADRAEGYELQIKQLSQEVEDLKRELQAVQEENNKPDPRIQDLQEEMASLKNHFQVQLLQEMRKTAQAEEQLRQHAQMEERRVADLEGQVSEVSELLGTYEKAKQKDQVVIQKLKDRIVQLDLENKTLAIAASSRSPVDIHVEEANLDVNVLKDKMEKLKKLLQEAAKKSQPTLDIEKLCELELPKGTEAGDGEKATALYYQQELKQLKEEFERYKVRAQVVLKNKSAKDGNLAKELEEAQEQLADLKEKYIVLQLSSDEMEKQHQQDMEAKKQELSQLQQIHRQELERCQLDYRERALKLEEEMHKQRDRALAVLAEKDQELEQLRSVMLPYGLQGSKNYLASGTDVTSSDSPGNDSSEILPQALHLSATSEPTFFLYAEQLARKEVEIVALRKQKHKLEMQVHQLQEKILVEEEKHREEVSALQSEIEKNFRDKSREGANLEYLKNIVYRFLTLPDSLGRQQTLTAILTILHFSPEEKQTITKQSAYSSWWLSGKR; encoded by the exons ATGGAGAAGTTTGGCATGAACTTTGGAGGTGGCCCGAGTAAAAAAGATCTTCTAGAGACTATTGAATCGCAGAAGAAGCAGCTCCTTCAGTACCAGGTTCGGCTGAAGGATGTCGTCAGAGCCTACAAGAGCCTACTCAAAGAGAAGGAAGCCTTGGAAGCCAGCTTGAAAGTATTGTCCGTGTCTCACGAGGCAGATATTGGCTTGAGCGGTGCTCAGCCTGCGTCTGTGGCTAGCTCCAGCTCTTCCTTTGCCGATTCTGCTGATGACAGGAGCTCGGTTCACAGCGAAGATAGCGTGGGGACAGCTACCAGTGCAGacactgctgccagcctggccagtACCAAGGGTGAACCAGGGCCTGAAGATGATAAGCCTGCGGCCGCCACTTCCTCTCTTAAATCAGAAGAGACGAGCGGTTCAGAGAGCGGCATCAGCACGAGCAGCGGGGATGTGTCATCTGCTGCTAGTGAGGCCGATAAAAGAGTGCTCCAGCTGAAGACCCAGTTGGCCACCTTGACCAGTGCCCTGTCAACAGTCACGCAGGAGAAGTCCCGCATGGAAGCCTCCTACCAAGCAGACAAGAAGAAGATGAAGCAGGACTTGGATGACGCCATTAAGAAAGCAGAGCATGAGACTGAGAAGTTGGAGACAGAGCTGAAGTCTGTCCAGGAACAGCTAGCCGAGACCAAAGCTCGTCTGATCACGCAGCAGCACGACCGAGCCCAAGAACAGGGTGACCACGCTGTTATGCTGCGAGAGCTACAGAAGCTGCTGCAGAACGAGAGGACTTTGCGTCAGGAtgcagagctgaagctggaggAGACCAGGGAAGCGTTGGCCGGCAGGGCGTGCATGGCTGACCGCGCAGAGGGGTATGAGCTGCAGATCAAGCAGCTGAGCCAGGAGGTGGAAGACCTGAAGAGAGAGCTGCAAGCTGTTCAGGAGGAGAACAACAAGCCAGACCCCCGGATACAGGATCTGCAGGAGGAGATGGCCAGCCTTAAGAACCACTTCCAAGTGCAGCTGCTGCAAGAGATGAGGAAG ACTgcacaggcagaggagcagctccgCCAGCACGCCCAGATGGAGGAGCGGCGAGTGGCCGACTTGGAGGGCCAAGTCTCCGAAGTGTCAGAACTACTTGGCACTTACGAAAAAGCCAAGCAGAAAGACCAAGTGGTCATTCAGAAGCTAAAGGACCGCATCGTACAGTTGGACCTGGAGAACAAAACCCTGGCCATCGCTGCCTCCAGCCGCTCCCCTGTTGATATTCACGTAGAAGAAGCCAATCTGGATGTTAATGTTCTAAAGGATAAAATGGAGAAGCTGAAGAAGCTCTTGCAGGAGGCAGCTAAGAAGAGTCAACCCACTCTGGACATCGAGAAGCTGTGTGAGCTGGAGCTGCCAAAGGGCACTGAGGCTGGGGATGGTGAGAAGGCCACTGCTTTGTACTATcagcaggagctgaagcagcTGAAGGAAGAGTTTGAAAGGTACAAGGTGAGGGCACAGGTGGTTCTCAAGAACAAGTCGGCCAAAGATGGCAATCTGGCTAAAGAACTGGAGGAAGCTCAAGAGCAGCTGGCTGacctgaaagagaaatacattgtGCTTCAGCTGTCCTCTGATGAAATGGagaagcagcaccagcaagacATGGAAGCCAAGAAGCAAGAGTTGTCCCAGCTGCAGCAAATTCATAGGCAGGAATTAGAGCGGTGCCAGCTGGACTACAGGGAACGGGCActgaagctggaggaggagatgcaCAAACAGCGGGACCGAGCACTGGCGgtgctggcagaaaaggaccaaGAGCTGGAGCAGCTGAGATCTGTCATGTTGCCTTACGGGCTTCAAGGATCCAAAAACTACCTAGCGTCAGGGACTGATGTTACTAGCAGTGACTCACCAGGTAACGATTCCTCAGAGATTCTCCCCCAGGCTCTTCATCTCTCCGCCACCAGCGAGCCCACCTTCTTCTTGTACGCAGAGCAGCTGGCTCGCAAGGAAGTGGAAATTGTAGCGCTGAGGAAGCAGAAGCACAAGCTGGAAATGCAAGTTCACCAGCTTCAGGAGAAAATCTTGGTTGAGGAGGAGAAGCACCGGGAAGAGGTATCCGCACTTCAAAGCGAAATCGAGAAGAATTTCAGAGATAAGAGCAGAGAGGGAGCCAACCTGGAATACCTCAAGAACATTGTCTATAGATTTTTGACACTGCCAGATTCTCTTGGGCGCCAGCAGACTCTAACTGCCATATTGACTATTCTGCATTTCAgcccagaagaaaagcaaactattACAAAACAGTCGGCTTACAGCAGCTGGTGGCTTTCTGGGAAGAGATGA
- the ARF5 gene encoding ADP-ribosylation factor 5 has product MGLTVSAIFSRIFGKKQMRILMVGLDAAGKTTILYKLKLGEIVTTIPTIGFNVETVEYKNICFTVWDVGGQDKIRPLWRHYFQNTQGLIFVVDSNDRERVQESADELQKMLQEDELRDAVLLVFANKQDMPNAMAVSELTDKLGLQTLRSRTWYVQATCATQGTGLYDGLDWLSHELSKR; this is encoded by the exons atgggccTCACGGTCTCCGCCATCTTCTCCCGCATCTTCGGCAAGAAGCAGATGCGGATCCTGATGG TGGGGCTGGACGCCGCCGGCAAGACAACCATCCTCTACAAGCTGAAGCTGGGTGAGATCGTCACCACCATCCCCACCATCG GGTTCAACGTGGAGACGGTGGAGTACAAGAACATTTGCTTCACCGTCTGGGACGTGGGCGGCCAGGACAAAATCCGACCCCTCTGGAGGCACTACTTCCAAAACACGCAG GGTCTCATCTTTGTGGTGGACAGCAACGACCGAGAGCGAGTGCAGGAGTCTGCTGACGAGCTGCAGAAGATG CTGCAGGAGGACGAGCTGCGGGACGCCGTCTTGCTGGTGTTCGCCAACAAGCAGGACATGCCCAACGCCATGGCGGTGAGCGAGCTGACCGACAAGCTGGGGCTGCAGACGCTGCGCAGCAGGACC TGGTACGTGCAGGCAACGTGTGCGACCCAGGGCACGGGGCTCTACGACGGGCTGGACTGGCTATCGCATGAGCTCTCCAAGCGCTAG